Proteins from a single region of Amycolatopsis sp. CA-230715:
- a CDS encoding HNH endonuclease signature motif containing protein, translating into MFSDGEFLNCSSAARFVAERRVNWCRESAFELRGIAQMASLGSRRSVVSEVALLCRMSEAAAERRTALADALTSYLPCALEALEAGVIDEYAASRGFEATSCVSESVARQVDSRLRFDVGNPAALRRAVNSLAMRLDPDGYERRRQKKAAARVLELRHGDHGSSTLFAELPADRAQAIYALCDQDARRLKQQGDNRTMDQLRVDALAARCLGGQPDGRPRAQIFVHVDLPTLLRLRENPAELTGYGEISPELAREIAFDRNSTWNRIVTAPITGKPMDVGRKSYRPPRAVRRYIHALRRTCAMPGCNRPAQYTDLDHATAWADGGGTDEANLRPLCRRHHLLRAEAGWDITTNDDGTVTVTTPGGFTYTDGPPNTAPERFTRGCNKRVYGSTPAPGIASSSRCV; encoded by the coding sequence GTGTTCAGCGATGGGGAGTTTCTGAATTGTTCGTCCGCGGCTCGCTTTGTTGCCGAGCGGCGGGTAAATTGGTGTCGCGAGAGCGCTTTTGAATTGCGCGGGATTGCACAGATGGCCTCGCTGGGGTCTCGGCGGTCGGTGGTGTCCGAGGTGGCGTTGCTGTGCAGGATGTCGGAGGCGGCGGCGGAGCGGAGGACGGCGCTCGCTGACGCGTTGACCTCCTACTTGCCCTGCGCCTTGGAAGCCTTGGAGGCCGGTGTTATCGATGAGTACGCCGCGTCGCGGGGGTTCGAAGCTACCTCGTGCGTGTCCGAAAGTGTTGCGCGGCAGGTGGATTCGCGGTTGCGGTTCGATGTGGGCAATCCGGCGGCATTGCGGCGGGCGGTGAACTCACTGGCGATGCGGCTCGACCCGGACGGGTACGAACGGCGGCGACAGAAGAAAGCAGCGGCTCGGGTTTTGGAGCTTCGGCACGGGGATCACGGCTCGTCGACCTTGTTCGCGGAGTTGCCAGCGGACCGGGCCCAGGCGATCTACGCCCTGTGCGATCAGGACGCGCGCAGGCTCAAACAGCAGGGCGACAATCGAACAATGGACCAGTTGCGGGTGGACGCGTTGGCGGCTCGGTGCCTCGGCGGCCAACCCGACGGGCGGCCGCGGGCGCAGATCTTCGTCCACGTCGACCTGCCAACCCTGCTGCGGCTACGCGAAAACCCCGCCGAACTCACCGGGTACGGCGAGATTTCACCGGAACTGGCACGCGAAATCGCGTTCGACCGCAACTCGACCTGGAACCGGATCGTCACCGCGCCGATCACCGGGAAACCGATGGACGTGGGGCGCAAAAGCTACCGGCCGCCGAGAGCGGTGCGGCGGTACATCCACGCCCTGCGCCGCACGTGTGCCATGCCGGGGTGCAACCGGCCCGCGCAGTACACCGACCTCGACCACGCCACCGCCTGGGCCGACGGCGGCGGAACCGACGAGGCGAACCTCCGGCCGCTGTGCCGACGGCACCACCTACTGCGCGCGGAAGCCGGGTGGGACATCACCACCAACGACGACGGCACCGTCACCGTGACAACTCCTGGCGGGTTCACCTACACCGACGGGCCGCCGAACACCGCGCCCGAACGGTTCACGCGCGGATGCAACAAACGGGTTTACGGCAGCACGCCCGCGCCGGGGATCGCATCGAGCAGCCGTTGCGTGTAA